The genomic stretch tgaaagttgtaaagcttgtcattatgagcatttatatattttttacacttctacattaattaaaaaactattaaagactttacttaaataaCAGTCATAAGATAAATGAGAGTTAATCTGTATCgttggattctatttcacttatattatcAGAACTTTTTTGGACGAAAAAACCCCTTCTCTATTCgaatattttccaattttaccatttgatcaatttaggtaagcgaaaatatacttaaaagataaatgtgtttttatgttttggatgtgacaatatggtatgtatatacttatttagtattatgttcttcatttgattatttattggtttaagaTATATTTTCCTTACCGGGTAACGGattgggtcatattacctgttaatattatcgaGTTGATTTTaggtcgggtcattttacccgtttattttaacgggtgttacacgacacgacccgttaaaatatcgggtatgacacgaacatggaaaacacgacacgaatgtcaGGTCTACGGTTAATAATAGAAAGGAATGAGGTCTGACTAGGATTTACGGCTCCTAATTTTGTGCAATTAAATTAAAGCGTTAATCCTGTTACCGTTCAGTGATATTTATCTATGTAAGTAGAAAGTTTTTACATTTTATTCTCGTCTATTGCAAGTTTCATATCGAATTACAACTAACTCATTGTTTGATTTAAGTTCACTATCAATGTAATTAACGTTTTACATATCAATTAATTCGTAGCGTATATGATTTCTTGGACTAAAGTTTTGTACATAAGTAAATAAGAAATCACATCAAGTAATACGTAAACTACTGTTTCATAGGGTATATGatttatatggtatagtattTTTCTACATTACATGTAGAATAACTAACTTcggttttaatttcttaattctttttggtcaaacaatttagtctttttttaataggaaaactaatgaaaatggcttgaaaattttgaattttaacgataagaacaaaataaagagtcaagtgaatagtatcatgattgactttttagtgtaaaaatatgatttttcgttaaagtgaacagtatcgagagcttttcgttaaagttccattTTTTAATTCGTTTGGGTTTGTTAATCAGCTGTTAAGTACAAGTGATATTATTGTTCTAATCTATGGTTGGTTGAACAAAAAGATCCTAATCACCATGCACCCACAATATACTAGatatttttgtgtaatttattttaatttttttatcactGGAGAATTAGTATGGCTCAACCAACAATTCTTATAATAACAGAATATGTTGCCTTACATGGAGGTGTCTTCCGTTGGGATACTATTGATCTAgagtttttatttaatgttCTTGCTAAAGATGTAAACGTTTATATTAGAATTTAATAAAGTTTAccatttgacaaaaaacaaaaaacaaaaaaaagatcctctccagatcccttccaccaatCCGGGACCTTGAAATTGGATCAAACTGTTTTAGGTtcttataacttttaaaatgagtCTCAtgtttttagccgttgaatcaaatttcaattatcATACTTGAATCATTTTCATATTAAACTGTgacaatattaatttattatttttaaattattgtatCTTATGTATTATTAGTTTGTATATGGCATGGCaagagagattaattaattctaGAGGATAGGGATAGTTGTGGTGATGATTATGATGCCAATTAAGGTTTCACAACTTGTAGGAGCTGATCATCTAGGCCTTCCCTCTTTAGTATCTTACCTTACACATAACCACTCCAATTAGTTAACGGTGGCAAGTGGTGCTCTTGGTTTCAGAACTAGGCTTGTTGCACACTCAAGTTGGGTAGTCTGTGTTCCATGATCTCGCTTTAAGCGAGGTCTTGCCATAGGCGAGTTTGAGTACATACGTCAGAGTTTTGTATCGTCATTAGCATTCGGGAAACTGTCCCATTTGTTGTAAATGTTGGCACATTCAGGTGATGTATACAAAGTGAAACATTAGGTTTTTCGATTTGTTTGGAAGAAAAAACAAGGGACAAGAAAAGTATCTGTATTTCGAAACAATGGCGTAATGCGagaaatgaaatttaaatgTTTGGTCATAAGGACATTACACGGGTCAATAATCAAGCACTTCATCAGTGTCAATTACATTATTATAACAGAAAGATCATGCAGAAACACAGATTAGACTCCATGTCTGAAAGTTTTGGGCACAAAAAACCCCGTTATAATCACATCTATCAAATCGACGACAAAAACGAAGAAAACATCTGTGTAACACAAGCGCATGAGCAGTCCAACATCGCTCTCAACTCATGCTTCAGGTGTATCCGAACGAATAGCTGTTGGAAAGAACCAAAAACATACATAAGGATACGGGCTTGGCAGAATAAAAATTCGATTAACaaagttcaaaaataaaattacggTGCAATCACATTCATGTTGTTCAAATCCTACATTCTCAAAGATAacgaaaatttaaaacaaaatgaatATTAAGAACTCATAGTCATTCTGCAGAGTGCCTTGTATTTCCTTCATCGGTTAGCAGATCATGAAAAAATCAACACTCAGGAATAAAGACAACATTGGAAATAACAAGTCCAATTATCTATAATTTGAATTCAAAACCAGCCTTAAAATTGCATTATCTGGGATATTTTCTTCACTAATTACCAGATCCAAAAACGGCATGTCTTCCAATTAAGAAACAGTTCGGAGGACATTGAGAAAACATAGGACATCAACAAATAAAATCTAAATccaaaatttcatatttcagCCCACCAACAGTTCACAGTGGACATTTGATAACATACAACCAAAGCATAACCAGCACACCAACTTACAACGAACATGTACAACATCCACAACAGAAATCCTAGAATACATGAAATTACAGCCAGCAAGACAAAGTAACCAGAGAAACAAGTAGTTTCTTGATTGTTATCAACATCCCTAAAACATAGAAATGAAGTTTAAAAAGCCTTGTTTCAAGAACATTCCAAGAAATATAAATAAGAAGCCACACTGCCCGAAGGTGTTTCAGATTTTACATGTTGTAAAAGAATTTACATACGCATGCAACTATAGGAAACAATATTCTGTGAAAGAGTTCCTTCCAATCATGAGCTGTAGCTCAATAATAACCGTCCCTCTTCTGAGGGAGTTGTCCTGGGTTTAACTACTTATATGCAGGCAGCTGAACACCAAGAGGACTAGAGGAGTTCCTGAAGTACAACTAACTTAAAGCAACACAGTTAAGCGGACAATACCAAAGCATTGCAACTTATTTTCCAACATATGCTGAGATCACAAACTAAGGTCACTTTTATTTCCTCTTGGACCAAAAGATGAACTGCTCTAAGATGCATATAGATATCACCACTCTACACAAGAATATATCATCTATAAACAAGAAATGAGAAAACAAAATGTGGCAACCAATAAGATAAATCTGTTAATTAATTTCATCATGTTCCCTGTTTTTATCCTACTCTTTTGCTTCACAAGTTATACAGGCCTCTTAGAGCATACGATTATCCCCCAGCGAGTGCAGTCCCCGCGTTCCATTCTCCACACCCCCAAAAGaaagcaaccaaaaaaaaaaaaaaaaaaaaaaacatcagaaGCTACTAACAAATGATCCCAAATATCTTTAAAATTGCAGAAATGGGAGAATTGCCTCCGCACCCATTTAGGCTAACCATAAGGTGCAAAATTCAGAGACACGTTCTCATTTCACAAACACAATATGATCACAACATGTTTTCTTTGACATGGGTGGTTCTATGTATAACAGCCCATATTAATCTAAATGTTAACACCTTTGACAATTtcaaaaaatcttaaatttgaTGAAAACTCACAACTTCAAATAATATTAATTCAATCAAATACATTTTAACCATTATTTCTCACACCGAAAGAAAAAATACTTGCCAAAAAATCCATCATCTGAGCCACTCATTTCACATCAAACTAACTACACAACCCAACATTGTAAATTGAATTCAATCATCCCATCAAGAGATTAAGTCtcatttgacaaaagaaaaaccaaaatttcaCTTCATCTAAAATAATCCCCAAATCCTAAACGGCACACGATAATGCCCCACAAGTTATACAGGCATCTTGCTTGGGTCTTACTACAACTTAAGTTATCCGGTCCTCTTGCAGCACAGGATAATGCCCCATCAAGTGCAGTCCTAGCATTTCCCGACTAAAATCATATGCATTCTCTCCGtaaccaaaagaaaacaataggAAGAAAGATCTGCAGCTACTAACAAATGTTCTCAAATGTCTTCAAAATACACAGAGAGAATTGCCTCAGTACCCAGTTGCGCTAACCACAAGATGCAAAGTTCAAAGACACATTCTCAtttcataaacacaaactaagtgATCGTAATGTGCTTTACTTGACGTCGGTGGTTTTAACTATAACAACCCAGATTTATCTAAAaattaacacctttgaaaattTCAAGAAATCTTAAATTCGACGAAAACTCACTATTCCAAATAATCTTAATTCAATCAAATGCATTTTCCCCAGTTTTTGTCACACCCAAAAGAACAAAACTTTACAAAAATTCCAACATCTGAGCCACTCATTTCACATCAAACCAATTACACAACCCAACATTGCAAATTGAATTCCATCAGCCCATGACAAAATTAAATCTCATTTGAccagaaaaaccctaaattctaaTCGCACAGATTGAAATCAACGACTAACAACGATCAAAAGATGCGATTTTTAACatccaaatcaacaaaaaatcacggaAATGGAAACCCAAGATCTGAAATCCGAAAGAGAAATGAATGGACGAGCTTACTGGGCTTCTCAGGCTTgccttcagcccacttggagacgGCGAAGTGTACCCTCTCGCGAGAAATGGCTTCGGTCTTGTAAGGCTCCTTGAGGCA from Pyrus communis chromosome 7, drPyrComm1.1, whole genome shotgun sequence encodes the following:
- the LOC137739501 gene encoding ATP synthase subunit epsilon, mitochondrial-like, with amino-acid sequence MSSNAAAPFWRAAGMTYITYSNICANLVRNCLKEPYKTEAISRERVHFAVSKWAEGKPEKPTIRSDTPEA